Proteins from a genomic interval of Calypte anna isolate BGI_N300 chromosome 6, bCalAnn1_v1.p, whole genome shotgun sequence:
- the INSYN2A gene encoding inhibitory synaptic factor 2A yields MVSKEPSKCLLTASESEVEPAASLALEMKYSLDPNRQIKKRNKALQVRFKDICEAQNEQREKQLSGTQDPDKKEAKALAYKTTYRKYMTVPARRSIPNVTKSTGVQTSPDLKKCYQTFPLDRKKGNNILKSASSAVDTFKGENNGFLIDVKDKEGRSSGEGTIQWGRKASSLQTAEFISHLHERAGAAGANGAEAWPSTEPPLPLPNSSDISEGDPLATTARPPGRGKRPSGRPASEELAQPLPGRVFKTEVASVYLPAAGSDPATEPDCLPCPTAEEEEDKRTVQLNGVQPQVGEAGACSRRAQCQGAPCADPQGLRVNVGPPEENQPCQAAVALSEECQQIVPHTEVVDLKAQLQMMESLISSSQETIKVLLGVIQELEKGEAHREGLSYRTGQDTANCDTCRNSACIIYSVELDFKQQEDKLQPVLRKLHPIEETQVAPLPYSQESYSSTPKQKSKTESKKHGRWKLWFL; encoded by the exons ATGGTGAGTAAGGAGCCCAGCAAATGCCTACTCACTGCCTCAGAAAGCGAGGTCGAGCCTGCAGCTTCGCTGGCGCTGGAGATGAAATATTCCCTGGATCCCAACCGGCAGATCAAGAAACGCAACAAAGCCCTCCAGGTGAGGTTCAAAGATATCTGCGAGGCCCAGAACgagcagagggagaagcagctctCCGGCACCCAGGACCCCGACAAGAAAGAAGCCAAAGCCCTTGCCTACAAAACGACGTATCGCAAGTACATGACGGTGCCCGCCCGGAGGTCGATCCCCAACGTCACCAAGAGCACAGGAGTTCAGACTTCACCCGATCTTAAAAAGTGTTACCAAACTTTTCCCCTGGACCGGAAAAAAGGGAATAACATCCTCAAGAGCGCTTCCTCGGCCGTCGACACCTTTAAGGGGGAAAACAACGGGTTCCTCATCGACGTGAAGGACAAGGAGGGCAGAAGCTCAGGGGAAGGCACCATCCAGTGGGGCAGGAAGGCCAGCAGCCTCCAGACGGCCGAGTTCATCTCCCACCTCCACGAGCGCGCGGGGGCCGCCGGCGCCAACGGGGCTGAGGCCTGGCCAAGCACGGAGCCGCCTCTTCCTCTCCCAAACTCCTCCGACATCTCGGAGGGGGACCCCTTGGCCACCACGGCCCGGCCACCCGGCCGAGGGAAGCGGCCATCGGGGCGGCCGGCGAGCGAGGAGCTGGCTCAGCCCCTCCCCGGGAGGGTCTTCAAGACAGAAGTGGCCTCCGTCTATCTACCGGCGGCCGGTTCCGACCCGGCGACCGAGCCCGACTGCTTGCCCTGCCCGACggccgaggaggaggaggacaagAGGACGGTCCAACTGAACGGTGTCCAGCCCCAGGTTGGAGAGGCTGGAGCCTGCTCCAGGCGGGCGCAGTGCCAAGGCGCCCCGTGTGCTGACCCACAGGGTCTTCGGGTCAACGTTGGGCCCCCTGAGGAGAACCAACCCTGCCAGGCGGCCGTGGCGCTGAGCGAGGAATGCCAACAAATCGTGCCTCACACCGAAGTTGTGGACTTGAAAGCCCAGCTTCAGATGATGGAAAGTTTGATCAGCTCTAGTCAGGAAACCATAAAAGTGTTGTTGGGTGTTATACAGGAGCTAGAGAAAGGAGAAGCTCACAGAGAAGG GCTTTCCTATCGGACTGGTCAAGACACAGCAAATTGTGACACGTGCAGGAACAGTGCATGTATTATCTATAG cGTGGAACTGGATTTTAAACAACAAGAAGATAAGCTACAGCCAGTTTTGAGAAAACTTCATCCTATTGAGGAAACTCAGGTTGCACCTTTGCCTTATTCTCAGGAGAGCTACTCCTCCACTCCCAAGCAAAAATCCAAAACTGAATCAAAAAAGCATGGAAGATGGAAACTCTGGTTCCTTTAA